The following proteins are co-located in the Acidovorax sp. YS12 genome:
- the traG gene encoding IncP-type conjugal transfer protein TraG: MWGAVLLGLVLIVIVSSIATQYLAWRLAFQPALGAPVAHLGSFPIYQPFGWVEWGWKYGTVEDAYLKSVLSHVYYFVTGSVLIGVLVAGYLNYRRTKNLGGGNEHLHGSAHWASQDELKATGLLGTGKGVYVGAWKAPNGDINYLRHDGPEHVMAFAPTRSGKGVGLVLPTLLSWPASVLVYDIKGENWALTAGFRKSIGQTCLKLEPTATDGSSVKFNPLQEIRLGTDKEVSDVQNIVTMIVDPDGKGLNDHWAKTGHALLVGAVLHVLYAEPDKTLAGVANFLSDPSRSIDETLNYMLNTEHDPALARGWRDPTGKATGAHPVVTASARDMLNKSENEMSGVLSTAMSFLTLYRDPVVARNTAYSEFRVRDLMNADNPVSLYLVVPPSDKDRLKPLVRLVINQIVRSLTESMEFKDGRSVAGYKHRLLLLIDEFPSLGKLDIFEEALAFIAGYGMKAYLIVQDYEQLCSDKAYGRNETIFSNCHVRIAYAPNKIQTAELLSKMTGTTTIIKAQNSYSGDRLTPMLSNVSTSVQEVQRALLTPDEVMRLPAAKKDAGGNVLEAGDMLIFVAGHAPIYGKQILYFQDPTFSQRAKLTAPAASDQLHVAPAVVTQTQPATPAAPASAPAAQPQAAPKLDAPGVVPETPSAPVVPAVAASYAAAEAVPAALEPAPAELSDPGVDVIEYAPAELSEPAPAAADQDDDAPPLEAFDSMPPADDQAEAEPADVATNVATAAAGPVTNAEEASSAGTASGDDLLADLKALSANIEDDDDVFSMFDDVLNVAPAGDDQADAAEKPVAKASGSGGRTKKADPADDLYAGMADVLDEVAQSHPSIDR; the protein is encoded by the coding sequence ATGTGGGGGGCCGTGCTGCTCGGGCTGGTTCTCATCGTCATCGTCAGCAGCATCGCCACGCAATACCTCGCGTGGCGTCTTGCTTTCCAGCCCGCCCTGGGCGCACCCGTGGCCCACCTGGGCAGCTTCCCCATCTACCAGCCCTTCGGCTGGGTCGAATGGGGATGGAAGTACGGCACTGTCGAGGACGCTTACCTGAAAAGCGTCCTGTCGCACGTCTACTATTTCGTCACCGGCTCGGTGCTTATCGGCGTGCTGGTGGCCGGCTACCTCAACTACCGGCGCACCAAGAACCTGGGCGGCGGCAATGAACACTTGCACGGTTCCGCGCATTGGGCCAGCCAGGACGAACTGAAAGCGACCGGCCTGCTGGGCACTGGCAAAGGCGTGTACGTCGGAGCGTGGAAGGCCCCGAACGGCGACATCAACTACCTGCGGCACGACGGCCCGGAACACGTCATGGCCTTCGCCCCGACCCGTTCCGGTAAGGGTGTCGGCCTTGTGCTGCCGACCCTCTTGAGCTGGCCGGCGAGCGTCCTGGTGTACGACATCAAGGGCGAGAACTGGGCGCTGACGGCGGGCTTCCGCAAGTCCATCGGGCAAACGTGCTTGAAGCTGGAGCCGACCGCCACGGATGGTTCCAGCGTCAAGTTCAACCCGCTCCAGGAAATCCGCCTGGGAACGGATAAGGAGGTATCCGACGTTCAGAACATCGTCACGATGATCGTTGACCCGGACGGCAAGGGCTTGAACGACCATTGGGCCAAGACCGGCCACGCGCTGCTGGTCGGCGCGGTGCTGCATGTCCTGTACGCCGAGCCGGACAAGACCCTGGCCGGCGTCGCTAACTTCCTCTCCGACCCGTCGCGCTCCATCGACGAGACGCTGAACTACATGCTCAACACCGAGCATGACCCGGCGCTGGCACGCGGATGGCGCGACCCCACCGGCAAGGCCACGGGCGCGCACCCCGTCGTCACCGCGTCGGCCCGCGACATGCTCAACAAGTCCGAGAACGAAATGTCGGGCGTGCTCTCGACCGCGATGAGCTTCCTCACGCTGTACCGCGACCCCGTGGTGGCCCGCAACACGGCCTACAGCGAATTCCGTGTGCGCGACCTGATGAACGCCGATAACCCGGTGTCGCTGTACCTGGTCGTGCCGCCCAGCGACAAAGACCGCCTCAAGCCGCTGGTGCGCCTGGTCATCAACCAGATCGTGCGCTCGCTCACCGAATCAATGGAGTTCAAGGACGGCCGCAGCGTCGCCGGCTACAAGCACCGCCTGCTGCTGCTGATCGACGAGTTCCCCAGCCTGGGCAAGCTCGACATCTTTGAAGAGGCCCTTGCCTTCATCGCCGGCTACGGCATGAAGGCATACCTGATCGTGCAGGACTACGAGCAGCTTTGCTCCGACAAAGCCTACGGCCGCAACGAGACGATTTTCTCGAACTGCCACGTCCGCATCGCCTACGCGCCGAACAAGATTCAGACCGCCGAGCTGCTGTCCAAGATGACGGGCACCACGACCATCATCAAGGCGCAGAACAGCTACAGCGGCGACCGCCTGACGCCCATGCTGTCGAACGTCTCGACATCCGTGCAGGAAGTCCAGCGCGCCCTGCTGACGCCCGACGAAGTGATGCGCCTGCCGGCCGCCAAGAAGGACGCGGGCGGCAACGTGCTGGAGGCCGGCGACATGCTCATCTTCGTGGCCGGCCACGCGCCGATCTACGGCAAGCAGATCCTCTACTTCCAAGACCCGACTTTCAGCCAGCGCGCGAAGCTCACCGCGCCGGCCGCAAGCGACCAGCTCCACGTCGCGCCGGCCGTAGTGACGCAGACCCAGCCCGCAACCCCCGCCGCGCCGGCCAGCGCGCCGGCAGCGCAGCCGCAGGCCGCGCCGAAGCTCGACGCGCCTGGCGTGGTGCCCGAGACGCCGAGCGCGCCCGTGGTGCCGGCCGTGGCCGCCAGCTATGCAGCGGCCGAGGCGGTGCCGGCCGCACTGGAGCCGGCACCGGCCGAGCTGTCCGACCCTGGCGTGGATGTCATCGAGTACGCGCCGGCCGAGCTGTCAGAGCCTGCACCGGCCGCTGCCGACCAGGACGACGATGCGCCGCCGCTGGAAGCGTTCGACAGCATGCCCCCGGCAGACGACCAGGCCGAAGCCGAGCCGGCCGACGTGGCGACAAACGTGGCCACCGCGGCCGCCGGGCCTGTCACCAATGCCGAGGAAGCCAGCAGCGCCGGTACGGCCAGCGGCGACGACCTGCTGGCCGACCTCAAGGCCCTGTCGGCCAACATCGAGGACGACGATGACGTGTTCAGCATGTTCGACGACGTGCTCAACGTCGCGCCTGCTGGTGACGACCAGGCCGACGCCGCAGAGAAGCCTGTCGCCAAGGCTTCCGGCAGCGGCGGCCGCACCAAGAAGGCAGACCCCGCCGACGACCTGTACGCCGGCATGGCCGACGTGCTCGACGAAGTAGCCCAATCCCATCCCTCAATCGACCGCTAA